The proteins below come from a single Leptotrichia sp. oral taxon 223 genomic window:
- a CDS encoding shikimate kinase — MKNIVLIGMPACGKSTVGYWLSKKTGYPLLDIDKYLEEKEDRIISDIFSNEGEEYFRELETKYLKELSEKEGIIISTGGGAVKKKENIDILKQNGIVIFLNRAIADISKENHENRPLLQDIDNIQKLYDERIDLYRKYADIIIKNNDDMDVIVNRIITSLKGKL, encoded by the coding sequence ATGAAAAATATTGTATTAATTGGAATGCCCGCCTGCGGGAAAAGCACGGTTGGATATTGGCTCTCAAAGAAGACAGGGTATCCGCTTTTAGATATTGATAAATATTTGGAAGAAAAGGAAGACAGAATTATTTCGGATATTTTTTCAAACGAAGGGGAAGAATATTTCAGGGAACTTGAAACAAAGTATTTGAAGGAATTGTCGGAAAAAGAGGGGATTATTATTTCGACAGGCGGCGGAGCCGTTAAAAAGAAGGAAAATATTGATATTTTGAAGCAAAATGGAATCGTAATATTTTTAAATAGGGCAATTGCCGATATTTCCAAGGAAAATCACGAAAATCGCCCTCTTTTGCAGGATATTGACAATATTCAGAAATTGTATGATGAAAGAATAGATTTGTATAGAAAATATGCAGATATTATTATAAAAAATAATGACGATATGGATGTAATTGTGAATAGAATAATTACATCTTTAAAAGGAAAGCTTTAG
- a CDS encoding DUF4250 domain-containing protein, translated as MINFETKDTMLLYSLVNMKLRDEFLNLNDLVNYYGIDKNELLNRFSEAGYEYVESENQFKRM; from the coding sequence ATGATAAATTTTGAAACAAAGGATACAATGCTGCTTTACAGCCTTGTAAATATGAAATTGCGGGATGAATTTCTAAATTTAAATGACTTGGTGAATTACTACGGTATTGATAAAAATGAGCTTTTAAACAGATTTAGTGAGGCGGGATACGAGTATGTGGAAAGTGAAAATCAGTTTAAAAGAATGTAA
- the aroE gene encoding shikimate dehydrogenase, whose protein sequence is MEKYGLLGEKLGHSYSKEIHEIFFELTGKKASYKMIEKEINEIGELMESVRNGEFNGINVTIPYKLEVIKYLDEVSETAKKIGAVNTVTLKDGKLVGDNSDYFGFLRTLELNNIDVNGKKVLVLGTGGASKAIYNALVDNGAENIYFATIIENDPFKVRTQDRLLHYSAISSLRDIELIVNCTPVGMYPAIDNCPLDKKNLIDANAVVDIVYNPEETVLMTKYKLKGVKVVNGLTMLISQAIKSEEIWHNEKYGTEILEEIHKRLSKKLYK, encoded by the coding sequence ATGGAAAAATATGGATTATTAGGGGAAAAATTGGGACATAGCTATTCAAAGGAGATTCATGAGATTTTTTTTGAGCTGACTGGGAAAAAAGCCAGCTATAAAATGATTGAAAAGGAAATTAATGAGATTGGGGAACTGATGGAAAGTGTGAGAAATGGGGAGTTTAACGGGATAAATGTTACAATTCCCTATAAACTGGAAGTTATTAAATATCTGGATGAAGTGTCGGAAACTGCTAAAAAAATTGGGGCAGTGAATACGGTAACGTTAAAAGACGGAAAGCTGGTTGGAGATAATTCCGATTATTTTGGATTTTTGAGAACCCTAGAGTTAAATAATATTGACGTGAATGGTAAAAAAGTGCTTGTGCTGGGAACTGGCGGGGCTTCAAAGGCAATTTACAATGCACTGGTTGATAACGGGGCAGAAAATATTTATTTCGCTACAATTATTGAAAACGATCCGTTCAAGGTGAGAACGCAGGATAGGCTGCTTCATTATTCAGCGATTTCATCATTAAGGGACATTGAATTAATTGTGAACTGTACACCAGTTGGCATGTACCCCGCCATTGATAACTGCCCGCTTGATAAGAAAAATCTAATTGATGCGAATGCAGTAGTTGACATTGTGTACAATCCCGAAGAAACAGTTCTTATGACAAAATATAAATTAAAGGGCGTAAAAGTTGTAAACGGACTTACAATGCTCATTTCGCAAGCAATAAAATCAGAAGAGATTTGGCACAATGAAAAATATGGAACAGAAATTCTGGAAGAAATACACAAAAGATTATCAAAAAAACTATATAAATAA
- a CDS encoding chorismate mutase — protein MDINKNLDLKEIRERIDKLDSQLVELLEERLTIVQEVAQFKKQTGKKIFDQEREKEVVKKNLERVKNSELKHYIELILKDIMNSSKEYQKFKIGISTKYVNDLELGNKRLGYTGVPGSYAYEVLMNLLKNNRNLNVYNIEENKNIFHFNSHRDLVEAVHTDQIDIAILPIENSIVGEVRDSIDLINTKNIHIIGEVRHKISHNLLGIKGSRIEDIKNIYSHEQAFMQCSEFLSKHEWHLNRMTNTAISGKYIASKNKKENACIANMKTKEVYDLELLKENINNEEENYTRFFIISNEDAVISGSDKISIITSANNESGALIELLQIFYKYGLNMVNLKSRPRANKPWEYYFYIDFEGNMSSGKVKMALEEMREKSNYLQILGNYKLYNLKI, from the coding sequence GACAATTGTACAGGAAGTTGCACAATTTAAGAAGCAGACTGGAAAAAAGATTTTTGATCAGGAACGGGAAAAGGAAGTCGTCAAAAAAAATCTGGAAAGAGTGAAAAATAGCGAACTGAAGCATTATATTGAACTTATCTTAAAGGATATTATGAATTCCAGCAAAGAATATCAGAAATTTAAAATTGGGATTTCAACTAAATATGTGAATGATCTGGAACTGGGAAATAAAAGGCTGGGATATACTGGAGTGCCAGGTTCCTATGCCTATGAAGTGCTTATGAACCTGCTTAAAAATAACAGAAATTTAAATGTTTATAATATTGAAGAGAATAAAAATATTTTTCATTTTAATTCGCATAGGGACTTGGTGGAGGCTGTGCATACTGATCAAATTGACATTGCAATATTGCCGATAGAAAATTCCATTGTGGGAGAAGTGCGGGACAGCATTGACTTGATTAATACGAAAAATATTCATATAATAGGGGAAGTTAGGCATAAGATTTCACATAACTTGCTTGGCATAAAAGGAAGCAGGATCGAGGATATAAAAAATATTTATTCTCACGAGCAGGCTTTTATGCAGTGTTCGGAATTTCTATCAAAGCACGAATGGCATCTTAACCGGATGACAAATACTGCAATTAGCGGAAAATATATTGCGTCAAAAAATAAAAAGGAAAACGCCTGCATTGCAAATATGAAGACAAAAGAAGTATACGACTTGGAATTACTGAAAGAAAATATTAATAACGAAGAGGAAAATTATACAAGATTTTTTATCATTTCTAATGAAGATGCTGTAATCAGCGGAAGTGATAAAATAAGCATCATAACCAGCGCTAATAATGAATCAGGAGCATTAATCGAATTATTGCAGATTTTTTATAAGTATGGGCTGAATATGGTAAATCTGAAATCACGTCCGAGAGCAAATAAACCTTGGGAATATTATTTTTACATTGACTTTGAGGGAAATATGTCCAGCGGAAAGGTAAAAATGGCACTGGAGGAAATGAGAGAAAAATCAAATTATTTACAAATTTTGGGAAATTATAAATTGTATAATTTAAAAATATAA